One Callithrix jacchus isolate 240 chromosome 4, calJac240_pri, whole genome shotgun sequence genomic window, GTCACTCAGGACCTGATCTCCAGGAGTCAGATGCACAAGGGGGAAGGACTTTCACTCAGAAGTGGTTATCAGTGCTGGGCCAAGTGTCCACCAAGTGCCAGAagagtgctatggagaaaaaaagtCCACGGAAGCCAGAAGATGGGCAAGTTGGGGCCTGGGGATGGAGAGTGCTCAGAGGCACAGGACTGGAGCTggccagggagagaggaaggaccTCCGGGATTAGACTTCCTCTGAGGGGCTCAAGCCAGGAAATGAGTCAGGttaggaggcagagacagacgAGGAGACACAGGGGAAGGCTCATCAGTAGCATgttctctgccttcccagattTTGCCTCCTCAAGGTGAATGCGGCTTCAAGGGGCCATCTTTGTGCTCTTGCCCCACCTGGGGCCCATCCTGGTCTGGCTGTTCACTCGTAATCAGATGTCTGGTTGGTGTGAGGACCCGAGGATGCTGTCCTGGTGCCCGCTCCACAAAGTCCTACTGCTGGTACAGACGATCATCTACTCTGTCGTGGGGTGAGTCCTTGTTTCTCACCTATGGCCCCAGTACCCACCGGGTGGGAGCAAGTCCCCTATATGCAAATTACTGCCATATACTGGCCTTCAAAGGCAGGCACTTTGTCTTTCCACTTATGGTGGGCCCCCCAGAAAGTAAGAAACCCTCTGAGGCTGCCTGGGGTTCCAGCTAGCTTTTCTTCCACCCTAAGTCTCCCTACCCCCTCCCCGACCTCGCTGTGCCAAGCTTCTCCTAACAACGCCCTCCCTGGCCCTCAAATGATGCCTAGACATATCTGCCCCCATTTCAGCCCATAAGGATATCCAAGAGTTTTTGTGCCAGAGAGCCTCCTCCATTTGCCATGGCACCCCCTCCATTGAGTGTTTTTGCTGCCATCTCTCCACAGCTACGCCTCCTACCTGGTGTGGAAGGACCTGAGAGGGGGCTTGGGGTGGTCCCTGGCCCTGCCTCTCGGCCTCTATGCTCTTCAGCTCACCATCAGCTGGACTGTCCTGGTTCTCTTTTTCATAGTCCACAACCCTGGTCTGGTAAGGCAACGGTGCTCAGTAGTAGAAGTAATGTGGGAGAGGGTGAAACCAACAGACCCCAGAGCAGATAATTCAGCAGAGCAATCGAGTGCAGGCAGATAACAGGTGGGCAGATTTCTCTGCACTCCCACTGTGTGCACAGAGCCCCAGGGACTTAGCTTGATGCTGGGCTGGGTACTGCAGAAAGGTGGAGGAGCCGGTTCTCGTGCAGCCAGCTGACCCTCAGCCCCTGTGCCCAGGCCCTGCTGCACCTGCTGCTGCTGTATGGGCTGGTGGTGAGCACGGCACTCATCTGGCATCCCATCAACAAGCTAGCTGCCCTGCTACTGCTGCCCTACCTAGCCTGGCTCACCGTGACTGCAGCCCTCACCTACCACCTGTGGAGGGACAGCCTTTGTCCAGTGCACCAGCCTCTGCCCACGGAGAAGAGCAACTGAGGCCctagggaaagggagaggagggatgGCCAGGGTGGGGAGGAAGAGTCTGCAAGCAGGGCTGTGGAGCTAGGGCTCACCCCAATGGGACCACACTCCTGGGTCCCCTGGTGCCTTTTTTCcttagaaatcagaaaaatgggAAAGCGGGGGAAACT contains:
- the TSPO2 gene encoding translocator protein 2 — encoded protein: MRLQGAIFVLLPHLGPILVWLFTRNQMSGWCEDPRMLSWCPLHKVLLLVQTIIYSVVGYASYLVWKDLRGGLGWSLALPLGLYALQLTISWTVLVLFFIVHNPGLALLHLLLLYGLVVSTALIWHPINKLAALLLLPYLAWLTVTAALTYHLWRDSLCPVHQPLPTEKSN